In a genomic window of Leptidea sinapis chromosome 14, ilLepSina1.1, whole genome shotgun sequence:
- the LOC126968136 gene encoding radial spoke head protein 9 homolog, protein MNIHKLWEYREYVNVNGMMLSNELISFLQNHLTVLQVENHFTHMQYWGQIYAVDADYHIAVGINKDAIHDRKYYYSTDFKFWGLLPKPKKKYKHLSLLTTFPFRGDPSLKIKVIDESFDEHNPDRCQTMQEEKRLAATISNICDEAEVCARGQLIKQPDGTVVINPNFYGLTGPEAKLIKSYLHIRPAQQRWNTNLLTRPDYNYSMDFLDSIDQDIPSGCWNLSVEQSGNVAYLKSLYWPGMSYFHKIRSSDAGFLYVGNGRKILDVPFLI, encoded by the coding sequence ATGAATATTCACAAGTTGTGGGAGTACAGAGAATATGTTAATGTGAACGGCATGATGCTCAGCAATGAACTAATCTCGTTTTTGCAAAATCACCTCACCGTGCTGCAAGTTGAGAACCATTTCACACATATGCAGTACTGGGGCCAAATCTACGCCGTGGACGCCGATTATCATATCGCTGTCGGTATCAATAAAGACGCGATACATGACAGAAAATACTATTACTCGACCGACTTTAAGTTCTGGGGTCTCTTGCCTAAAccgaagaaaaaatataaacaccTCTCTTTGCTAACTACCTTCCCCTTTCGCGGCGATCCATCTCTGAAGATCAAAGTTATCGACGAATCTTTTGACGAACATAATCCGGATAGATGCCAAACAATGCAAGAGGAAAAGCGGTTAGCAGCTACCATTAGTAATATTTGTGATGAAGCAGAGGTATGCGCCCGTGGCCAGTTAATCAAACAGCCAGATGGAACTGTGGTTATCAATCCTAACTTCTATGGATTGACGGGTCCGGAAGCTAAGCTGATTAAGTCCTATTTACACATTCGTCCAGCTCAGCAGCGCTGGAATACGAATCTCCTGACAAGACCGGACTATAACTACAGCATGGATTTCCTAGATTCTATTGATCAAGATATTCCAAGTGGTTGTTGGAATTTGTCTGTGGAACAATCAGGTAACGTTGCCTACCTGAAGAGTCTCTATTGGCCTGGAATGtcatattttcacaaaatacgCAGTTCGGACGCGGGTTTTCTTTACGTTGGAAACGGTAGGAAAATTTTGGACGTACCATTTCTGATTTAG